A stretch of the Vigna radiata var. radiata cultivar VC1973A chromosome 7, Vradiata_ver6, whole genome shotgun sequence genome encodes the following:
- the LOC106766938 gene encoding protein YLS3, with the protein MGSTNLGLSSTLLLLLVGFATSDINQDKADCTDKLVGLVGCLPYVGGGASAPTMDCCSGLKQVIDKNKRCLCVLIKDRDDPSLGLKINVTLALKLPDVCKTPTNITQCVDLLHLQPNSPDAKVFEGFEKALTNKTSPSSGPSGSATGQPSSGASKNYGGWGKKWVVTEVVCGILPIVFVSHLVLLMV; encoded by the exons ATGGGTTCAACCAATCTAGGACTCTCCTCAACCCTGTTGCTCCTTTTGGTCGGTTTTGCAACCTCCGATATTAACCAAGACAAAGCAGATTGTACGGACAAACTCGTTGGTCTCGTTGGTTGTCTCCCCTACGTCGGTGGCGGTGCCTCAGCCCCCACCATGGATTGTTGCTCTGGTCTCAAACAAGTTATCGACAAGAACAAGAGGTGCCTCTGCGTCCTCATCAAGGATCGTGATGACCCCAGTCTTGGCCTCAAGATCAACGTTACCCTCGCTCTTAAACTCCCAGATGTCTGCAAAACACCCACTAACATAACTCAGTGTGTCG ATCTTTTGCATCTGCAACCTAACTCCCCCGACGCTAAGGTGTTTGAAGGCTTTGAAAAAGCCCTCACCAACAAAACTAGCCCCTCTTCGGGCCCTTCTG GTTCTGCAACGGGACAACCATCAAGTGGTGCGAGCAAGAATTATGGAGGGTGGGGAAAGAAGTGGGTGGTGACAGAAGTGGTATGTGGAATTTTACCCATAGTGTTTGTATCCCATTTGGTGTTGTTGATGGTCTGa